A region from the Dendropsophus ebraccatus isolate aDenEbr1 chromosome 1, aDenEbr1.pat, whole genome shotgun sequence genome encodes:
- the LOC138783064 gene encoding piggyBac transposable element-derived protein 4-like — translation MSRTRYETLMRFMHFNDNAQCPPRNDPNFDRLYKLRPLLSLLQQTFLSVYTPDKQLAVDESLMNFKGRLSFRQFIPSKRARYGVKVYKVCESTTGYTCNFFIYEGRDRQLNPPGCPDTVGVSGKIVWELMGPFLHKGYQLYTDNFYSSVPLYKLLHAANTGACGTVRKSRVGLPPELLSRRVERGASFALASENLLAVKWHDRKQVFMITTLHADTSVVVRERGATTDSTKPACVCEYNRFMGGVDLSDQALQPYLVKRKTRAWYKKVAVYLIQTATYNAFVVYQKAQGTLTFLQFQEEVIERLLFDSPAPQESFESEDVLRLTERHFPHPVPATRRYPQKRCKVCRKNGRRSDSRFYCPTCPSQPGLCIHPCFEVYHTVAHY, via the coding sequence ATGTCCCGCACCCGCTACGAGACCCTGATGCGTTTCATGCATTTTAATGACAACGCACAGTGCCCCCCAAGAAATGACCCAAATTTTGACCGCCTCTACAAATTAAGACCCCTATTATCCCTCCTCCAACAAACCTTCCTCAGTGTATACACCCCTGACAAGCAGCTGGCAGTGGACGAGTCCCTTATGAACTTCAAAGGCCGCCTTTCCTTCCGCCAGTTTATACCATCTAAGCGGGCGCGCTATGGTGTGAAGGTGTATAAGGTTTGCGAGAGCACCACTGGCTACacctgcaatttttttatttatgaaggGAGGGACCGCCAGCTTAACCCCCCAGGCTGCCCAGACACAGTTGGCGTCAGTGGGAAAATTGTGTGGGAGCTGATGGGGCCTTTCCTGCACAAAGGTTACCAGCTATACACTGATAATTTTTATTCCAGTGTCCCACTCTATAAATTGCTGCACGCTGCGAATACAGGGGCCTGTGGGACAGTCCGAAAAAGCAGGGTAGGACTCCCACCTGAATTGCTGTCCAGGCGGGTAGAAAGGGGGGCATCATTTGCGCTGGCAAGTGAAAACCTGCTCGCTGTCAAGTGGCATGACAGAAAGCAGGTCTTCATGATCACCACCCTGCACGCAGACACCTCAGTGGTGgtaagggagaggggggccaccACTGACAGCACTAAACCTGCATGTGTCTGCGAGTACAATAGATTTATGGGTGGTGTGGACTTGTCAGACCAGGCGCTGCAACCATACCTGGTGAAGCGCAAAACCAGGGCCTGGTATAAGAAGGTGGCAGTCTACCTTATTCAGACTGCCACTTACAACGCCTTCGTGGTATATCAGAAGGCACAGGGGACGctcacatttctgcaattccaggaGGAGGTGATCGAGCGTCTCCTGTTTGATTCCCCTGCCCCTCAGGAGTCCTTTGAGTCTGAGGACGTGCTCAGACTCACAGAGCGCCACTTCCCACACCCTGTCCCTGCCACCCGAAGGTACCCCCAAAAAAGATGTAAAGTTTGCAGAAAGAATGGAAGGAGGAGTGATTCACGTTTTTATTGCCCCACATGTCCATCCCAACCTGGCCTCTGTATTCACCCCTGCTTCGAAGTTTACCACACCGTGGCCCACTACTAA